The following proteins are encoded in a genomic region of Eriocheir sinensis breed Jianghai 21 chromosome 2, ASM2467909v1, whole genome shotgun sequence:
- the LOC127002761 gene encoding CCR4-NOT transcription complex subunit 1-like isoform X10, which produces MNLDSLTAALSHIGNLVASLTKKNLNSSVQEIQEVVRQFGGEAERHLYRVLIGHLEWSGSQGGESHRPSPNNNNNNNKDKEAVNSAGVASLAWSSTNGGASALLLQHLGATLPSASFIASLAFAIANPLNTSKVKPQWVSGVCRALRLSRLQEVTLCLYLLQETNQEVRSQSIAILKLKLPDLVRAYIDTETEDRELLELSTEALHLLLTHIVHLWRDPPVVLLPQESLQAFISALQREFPQSRVPVVLAPLLYPDSDILMEKMTQEQPSNMAKNLLDGSLADLVLELGYSFCNTVEECRNNLVNFGVNSITPAAVAKVLGIMVRTHTGLPSEQIGLQNLNTPSSLWSDSKDKAANNQSQSGGNEVGVPGSSSLSGPHGWNVEVFIKALLEVLSNLNVKEIFTKLDHKGFFVKDRQGLKLLITALRCLLQGQGIRPDLFLVECFYRQWKNTEEQLSLITQILKNTDIFCLTDYHCHMVSTDSLKTMPELDNKEIATWKSVQLLETLLYLGEAGHYTAIKELFKFPIQHCPDILVLGLVQVNFPVTMLRQDLIASLIPIFLGNHPNAAIILHHAWHTQNNTNTVRQIIMHAMSEWYMMVENDQTRLSRILDVAQDLKALSLLLNAQSFPFVVDLACLAYRREFLKLDKWLTDKIREHGEPFISACIKFLQRRCPQLVGGKEDMLPKSAQLPPETMATILVCLNACHMNVSQDLSDTIIQMFQNCNLMNRPRAQPGVIGFPGPGPTPSTEGPIGNVASTFGNLTIGGAGVSSSIFPTPVSSSISFGGQVSIGTAPGSPGRPLGPSNAPGTSQSPLPTLLPNLQLGPALPVAPMGSQLSAQPVSSTLPSSLRSHSVQPTVAPTRQMDMSQIFDMPQSVSKEVEDEANSYFQRIYNHPPHPTLSIEEVLDMLKKFHESSNKREREVYSCMLRNLFEEYRFFPTYPDKELFTTARLFGGIIEQGLVEYMALGVALRYVMEALQKPHGSKMYYFGIVALDRFRSRLKEYPRYCQHLMAIQHFNEFQPHLIEYIKYGTQSQEPPTRPSGVVLPPSINVSPSSAVPGTSASLVVATAPVGVPQPSGVPPVVSSVGKSLPPATTTTTTMAPAITKPPSLAATNNAVGSGKPTITTTNIETLLVATEKEEKITPPPEHIQDKVAFIFNNLAQVNLPQKCEELREVVGDDYWLWVAQYLVMKRASIENNFHTLYSLFLDQLKMSSFNSMVCRETLRNIKVLLRADKSAANFSDKSLLKNLGHWLGMLTLAKNKPILHTDIDMKSLLIESYNKGLQEMQYVIPFVAKVMESCAKSRVFKAPNPWTMAIMNVLAELHKEPEMKLHLKFEIEVLCNKLEINLDDLKPANVLNDRERIARLKPQLSQPGGSKRAESTPLFPPMQAFSLSSFIPKTSWSQVAPPGVVVDSSTVPVQSSPVGATPTPPTVLPSHPSTTPTPIQPQQPPASEARFIYSDISVASLRGLEPHINVSVPQVCGVTTNVQLKQLVRHAVELAVQEIVAAVIERSIKIAITTAEHIIKKDFALDPDESRMRAATHHMVRNLTAAMAMITCRDYLATNITKSIKQGLMQAFSRTNPQQLPQPVEQMEQLAAAIAQENVGIACAFIQKNAAEKAVNEMDKRLSQEYEARKVARTEGRRYCDPMILTYQAERMPEQIRLKVGGITPPQMAVYEEFARNIPGFLPITDQDTMFLPKPVPVGAQQQQQQQQQQQQQQQQQQQQQQQQQQQQQQQQQQQQQQQQQQQQQQQQQQQQQQQQQQQQGPHTQQQAFGNEEATAFLVLTERISAELEHTIQTFNTLAPSSPLLPMLHALREGLLLTRTNRDVHAAQVLLRKCVDNLIEGARELPSEPELSQLALRFRDCHLIVLKAMADHRCYGVVWTSKNITKCWTEARDDVKYNLDVVDWLIRSNLLNLQMLDEHLARTLDDPRVHSFFLPSIFVMQLVQMYLIDDPSSSVLSETDLQLTLEALVRLCHSRQGPEGLIALIEALRMKHDLLSGERIAGSNSLSSLNNPISAGPSLHFHSGVTQARDFQDPPALQEKTEVLLREWITMYHSPSAGQGSASAFQHFVKQMNLHGILKTDDLITRFFRICISMCRDLCVRSILEQGQGPSPTYVRSKCFQNLDAFVRLIALLVKHSGEATNPTTKINLLNKVLGLVCGIMIHDIESNTTDFQQLPYHRILIMLFLELNAPEAILESINLPVCEVLMAFTQTLHLLRPSKCPGFAYAWLEIVSHRVFIGRMLAITPQQKGWSMYSMLLADLFKFLAPFLRNAELAKPLTMLYKGTLRVLLVLLHDFPEFLCEYHYGFCDVIPPNCIQMRNLILSAFPRNMRLPDPFTPNLKVDMLPEITVSPKIHTTVANLIQPPDFKKNLDSYLKNRTPVTFLSDMRTYLQQVSSEPGMRYNMSVMNSLVLYVGMQAIAQIHSKGLTPSMSTIAHSAHMDIFQNLGVDLDTEGRYLFLNAIANQLRYPNSHTHYFSCTLLHLFAEANTEAIQEQITRVLLERLIVNRPHPWGLLITFIELIKNPSFKFWSHEFVKCAPEIEKLFESVARSCMVQKVSAPREGEA; this is translated from the exons ATGAACCTAGACTCGCTAACTGCTGCTTTGTCTCATATTGGTAATCTGGTCGCCAGTTTGACAAAGAAAAACCTGAACTCTAGTGTCCAAGAGATTCAGGAA GTGGTGCGTCAGTTTGGTGGAGAGGCAGAGCGACATTTGTACCGGGTGTTGATTGGTCACCTGGAGTGGTCTGGGTCTCAGGGAGGAGAAAGCCACCGACCTTCaccaaataataacaacaataacaataag GACAAGGAGGCTGTAAATAGTGCAGGTGTAGCCTCCCTCGCCTGGTCGTCCACCAACGGGGGGGCAAGTGCCCTCCTACTTCAGCATCTGGGGGCcactcttccttctgcttcttttatTGCCAGTCTTGCATTTGCCATAGCAAACCCACTCAACACTAGCAAG GTCAAGCCACAGTGGGTAAGTGGGGTGTGCAGGGCTTTGAGGCTCTCCCGCCTTCAGGAAGTCACCCTCTGTTTGTACCTGCTTCAAGAAACTAATCAGGAAGTACGAAGTCAGTCCATTGCCATCCTCAAGCTTAAGCTTCCAGATCTTGTCCGTGCTTACATAGATACAG AAACTGAGGACCGGGAATTACTAGAGCTATCAACGGAAGCTTTACATCTATTGTTGACACACATTGTGCATCTGTGGAGGGATCCCCCAGTTGTCCTTTTACCCCAGGAGTCTTTGCAAGCCTTCATCTCTGCTCTACAGCGAGAGTTTCCTCAGTCACGAGTACCTGTGGTTTTGGCCCCGCTGCTCTACCCTGATTCGGATATTCTGATGGAAAAGATGACTCAGGAACAGCCATCCAACATGGCCAAGAATCTA CTGGACGGGTCCTTGGCAGACCTGGTGTTGGAGCTTGGCTACAGCTTCTGCAACACTGTGGAAGAATGTCGAAACAATTTGGTCAATTTTGGGGTGAACTCCATCACTCCAGCCGCTGTTGCCAAAGTGTTGGGTATTATGGTTCGGACTCACACTGGCCTGCCCTCAGAACAG ATTGGACTTCAGAACCTCAACACACCTAGTTCCCTGTGGAGTGACAGTAAGGACAAGGCTGCCAACAATCAGTCACAATCCGGTGGTAATGAAGTGGGTGTGCCGGGCTCCAGCAGCCTCTCAGGGCCCCATGGCTGGAACGTGGAGGTGTTCATCAAGGCCCTGCTGGAAGTCCTGTCCAACCTGAACGTTAAGGAAATCTTCACCAAGCTGGATCACAAAGGATTCTTTGTCAAGGATAGACAAGGCTTGAAGCTTCTCATTACTGCTTTAAG GTGTCTCCTGCAAGGCCAGGGGATACGACCTGACTTGTTCCTAGTAGAATGCTTCTACCGCCAGTGGAAGAACACAGAGGAGCAGCTGAGCCTTATCACACAAATACTCAAGAATACTGACATATTCTGTCTCACGGATTACCACTGCCACATGGTGTCAACTGATAGCCTTAAGACTATGCCTGAATTGGATAACAAAGAG ATTGCAACCTGGAAATCTGTGCAGTTGCTAGAAACTCTACTATATCTGGGCGAGGCCGGCCACTACACAGCCATCAAGGAGCTTTTCAAGTTTCCCATCCAGCACTGTCCAGACATCTTGGTGTTGGGCTTGGTGCAG GTCAACTTCCCTGTCACAATGTTGCGACAGGACCTCATCGCTTCACTCATCCCCATATTCCTTGGCAATCATCCCAATGCTGCTATCATTCTCCACCATGCCTGGCACACACAG aataaCACCAACACTGTGCGCCAAATCATCATGCACGCCATGTCTGAGTGGTACATGATGGTGGAAAACGACCAGACAAGGTTGAGCCGCATTCTTGATGTGGCACAAGACCTCAAAGCCTTGTCTCTGCTTCTCAACGCCCAGTCTTTCCCTTTTGTGGTTGACTTGGCTTGCTTGGCATACCGAC GGGAGTTCCTCAAGTTGGATAAATGGCTGACAGACAAAATACGGGAACACGGTGAACCCTTCATATCAGCCTGCATCAAATTTCTTCAACGACGATGTCCCCAGcttgtaggagggaaggaggacatgTTGCCAAAGTCTGCCCAGCTACCTCCAGAGACCATGGCCACCATCCTTGTCTGCCTCAATGCTTGTCACAT GAATGTGTCACAGGACCTGTCGGACACAATAATCCAGATGTTCCAGAACTGCAACTTAATGAACAGACCCAGAGCCCAGCCTGGAGTG ATTGGCTTCCCTGGTCCTGGTCCAACTCCATCAACCGAGGGACCAATAGGAAATGTGGCCTCAACCTTTGGCAACTTGACCATTGGTGGAGCCGGAGTGTCATCTTCTATCTTCCCCACCCCggtctcctcctccatcagcttCGGGGGCCAAGTGTCAATCGGCACGGCTCCCGGTTCCCCAGGTCGCCCCTTAGGACCCTCCAATGCCCCCGGAACATCACAGTCTCCCTTGCCCACCCTATTGCCGAATTTGCAGCTTGGACCTGCCCTTCCTGTGGCACCAATGGGCTCTCAGCTGTCCGCACAACCTGTCTCATCAACATTACCCTCTTCACTGCGGTCTCATTCTGTCCAGCCCACCGTTGCTCCCACCAGACAGA TGGACATGTCACAGATATTTGACATGCCTCAGTCAGTAAGCAAGGAGGTCGAGGATGAGGCCAACAGCTATTTCCAACGAATCTACAACCATCCTCCACATCCCACCCTCTCTATTGAAGAG GTCTTAGATATGCTGAAAAAATTCCATGAGTCATCCAATAAGAGGGAGCGAGAAGTCTACTCCTGCATGCTGAGGAATCTCTTTGAAGAATACCGCTTTTTCCCGACCTACCCAGACAAGGAACTCTTCACAACAGCGAGGCTCTTTGGTGGAATCATTGAGCAGGGCCTTGTTGA GTACATGGCTCTTGGAGTGGCATTGAGGTATGTGATGGAGGCTCTCCAGAAGCCACATGGCAGCAAGATGTACTACTTTGGTATTGTGGCCTTAGACAGGTTTCGGAGCAGACTGAAGGAGTATCCGAGGTACTGCCAGCACTTGATGGCCATTCAGCACTTCAACGAGTTTCAGCCACACTTGATTGAG TACATCAAGTATGGAACACAGTCACAAGAACCTCCCACCCGACCATCTGGAGTGGTTTTGCCTCCTTCAATTAATGTTTCCCCGAGTTCCGCTGTGCCGGGAACTTCGGCTTCTCTCGTAGTTGCCACAGCCCCTGTTGGAGTTCCTCAGCCCTCGGGAGTGCCTCCTGTTGTTTCATCTGTAGGGAAAAGTTTGCCCccggccaccaccactaccaccaccatggcACCGGCCATCACCAAGCCTCCCTCACTGGCAGCTACCAATAATGCTGTTGGCTCTGGAAAG ccaacaataacaacaaccaacATAGAGACACTTCTAGTAGCcactgaaaaagaggagaaaattacTCCTCCTCCAGAGCATATTCAAGACAAAGTGGCTTTCATTTTCAACAACCTCGCTCAAGTTAATTTGCCCCAGAAG TGTGAGGAGCTCCGTGAAGTGGTGGGAGACGACTACTGGCTCTGGGTAGCTCAGTACCTGGTCATGAAGAGAGCTTCCATCGAGAACAACTTCCACACCCTGTATTCTCTGTTTCTGGACCAACTCAAGATGAGCTCCTTCAACTCAATGGTTTGCCGGGAGACACTCAGAAACATCAAG GTACTTCTAAGGGCTGATAAGTCTGCAGCTAATTTCTCTGACAAGTCTTTGTTGAAGAATCTTGGACACTGGCTGGGAATGCTCACCCTGGCCAAAAACAAGCCAATACTCCACACAGATATCGACATGAAATCCCTGCTTATTGAATCCTATAACAAAGGATTACAG GAGATGCAGTATGTGATTCCCTTCGTGGCCAAGGTGATGGAGTCTTGTGCCAAAAGTCGTGTGTTCAAGGCCCCCAATCCCTGGACCATGGCCATCATGAATGTTTTGGCTGAACTCCATAAAGAACCGGAAATGAAACTGCATCTCAAATTTGAGATTGAGGTGCTCTGCAACAAGCTTGAAATTAATCTTGAT gATCTGAAACCCGCCAATGTACTGAATGACCGGGAGCGCATCGCCCGGCTCAAGCCTCAGCTCTCACAGCCAGGAGGGTCCAAGAGAGCAGAATCCACTCCGCTCTTCCCTCCTATGCAAGCCTTCTCACTGTCTTCTTTCATAC CAAAGACAAGTTGGTCTCAAGTGGCCCCTCCAGGTGTAGTTGTGGACTCCAGCACCGTTCCTGTCCAAAGCTCTCCTGTCGGTGCCACGCCCACCCCACCCACCGTGCTACCctcccacccctccaccaccccgaCCCCCATCCAGCCTCAACAGCCGCCTGCCTCAGAGGCACGCTTTATATATTCAGACATTAGCGTTGCCTCCCTCAGGGGCTTGGAGCCTCACATAAATGTCTCTGTACCTCAG GTTTGTGGTGTGACGACCAATGTACAACTGAAGCAGCTGGTTCGTCACGCTGTTGAGTTGGCCGTCCAGGAGATCGTCGCAGCAGTCATTGAGCGCAGCATCAAGATAGCCATCACCACTGCTGAGCACATAATTAAGAAAGACTTTGCCCTTGACCCCGATGAGTCCAGGATGCGGGCTGCCACACACCACATGGTCCGCAACCTGACGGCAGCTATGGCCATGATCACCTGCCGAGACTACCTGGCCACCAACATCACCAAGAGCATCAAGCAAGGACTGATGCAGGCATTCTCCCGG aCCAATCCTCAGCAGCTACCCCAGCCTGTGGAACAGATGGAGCAGCTTGCCGCAGCTATTGCTCAGGAGAATGTGGGCATTGCTTGTGCCTTCATCCAGAAAAATGCTGCTGAGAAAGCTGTGAATGAGATGGACAAGAGATTGTCACAA GAGTATGAGGCTCGTAAAGTGGCTCGCACCGAGGGACGGCGCTACTGTGACCCAATGATCCTCACCTACCAGGCTGAACGCATGCCTGAGCAGATCCGCCTGAAAGTGGGCGGCATCACTCCCCCACAGATGGCAGTGTACGAGGAATTTGCCCGTAACATCCCAGGCTTCCTCCCCATCACCGATCAAGACACAATGTTCCTTCCCAAGCCAGTGCCTGTTGGCGCG cagcagcaacagcagcagcaacagcagcagcaacaacagcagcagcagcagcaacaacagcagcagcagcagcagcagcaacaacaacagcaacaacagcagcagcaacaacagcagcagcaacaacaacagcagcagcagcagcaacaacaacagcagcagcaacaacaacagcaacaagggCCTCACACACAGCAGCAGGCCTTTGGAAATGAGGAAGCAACAGCTTTCCTTGTTCTAACTGAAAGGATCAGTGCAGAGCTGGAGCACACCATCCAGACCTTCAACACACTGGCCCCAAGCTCTCCGCTGCTGCCCATGCTTCATGCGCTGCGGGAGGGGCTGCTCCTCACACGGACCAACAGGGACGTCCACGCTGCCCAAGTCCTGCTCAGAAAG TGTGTGGACAATCTGATCGAGGGAGCGCGAGAGCTGCCCAGCGAACCAGAACTCAGCCAACTGGCACTGCGCTTCAGAGACTGCCACCTCATTGTTCTCAAGGCCATGGCTGACCACCGCTGCTACGGTGTGGTCTGGACCTCCAAGAATATTACAAA GTGCTGGACAGAGGCTCGGGATGACGTGAAGTACAACCTGGACGTGGTGGACTGGCTCATCCGCTCCAACCTGCTCAACCTGCAGATGCTGGATGAACACCTTGCTCGCACCCTGGACGATCCCCGCGTccactccttcttccttccttccatctttgtgATGCAGCTAGTTcag ATGTATCTTATAGATGACCCTAGTAGCAGTGTCCTAAGTGAGACAGATTTACAACTAACACTCGAGGCTTTGGTACGCCTGTGTCACTCCAGGCAGGGTCCTGAAGGCCTCATTGCCCTCATTGAAGCTCTACGCATGAAGCACGACTTGCTGAGTGGAGAGCGCATAGCTGGGAGCAACAGTCTGAGCAGCCTGAACAACCCTATCTCTGCCGGGCCAAGTCTTCACTTCCACTCTGGAGTGACACAAGCCAGAGACTTCCAGGACCCACCAGCACTGCAGGAGAAGACGGAGGTGCTGCTGCGGGAGTGGATCACCATGTACCACTCTCCCTCGGCTGGCCAAGGATCTGCATCAGCCTTCCAGCATTTTGTCAAGCAGATGAATCTTCATGGAATTCTGAAGACAGATGATCTCATTACTAG ATTTTTTAGGATATGCATCAGTATGTGTCGCGACCTCTGTGTACGTTCCATCCTGGAGCAGGGGCAGGGCCCCTCGCCCACCTATGTACGCAGCAAGTGCTTCCAGAACCTCGATGCATTTGTGCGGCTCATTGCCTTATTAGTCAAGCACTCGGGAGAAGCCACCAACCCCACGACAAAGATAAACTTACTTAACAAG GTGTTGGGCCTTGTCTGTGGGATCATGATTCATGACATAGAATCCAACACAACAGACTTTCAGCAGCTGCCATATCATCGCATTCTCATTATGCTCTTCCTTGAACTGAACGCCCCGGAGGCAATCCTTGAGTCAATCAATCTTCCGGTATGTGAA GTGCTGATGGCTTTCACCCAGACCCTGCACCTGCTGCGGCCCAGCAAGTGTCCTGGGTTTGCCTACGCTTGGCTGGAAATTGTCAGCCATAGGGTGTTTATAGGTCGCATGTTGGCCATCACTCCACAACAAAAGGGATGGTCAATGTACTCAATGCTGTTAGCAGATCTGTTCAAGTTTTTGGCTCCTTTCCTAAGGAATGCAGAGCTGGCAAAACCCCTCACCATGTTATACAAG GGAACTTTGCGTGTGCTGTTGGTGCTGTTGCACGACTTCCCAGAGTTCTTGTGTGAGTACCACTACGGTTTCTGTGATGTCATCCCTCCAAACTGCATTCAGATGCGGAACCTCatcctctctgccttccctcgAAACATGCGCCTTCCAGATCCCTTCACACCAAACCTCAAAGTTGACATGTTACCAGAGATTACAGTATCACCCAAAATCCACACCACCGTGGCTAATCTCATCCAGCCCCCGGACTTTAAGAAGAACTTGGATTCCTACTTGAAGAACAGGACACCAGTCACATTTCTCTCTGACATGAGAACATACTTGCAG CAGGTCTCCAGCGAGCCTGGGATGCGCTACAACATGTCGGTGATGAACTCCTTGGTGTTGTACGTTGGCATGCAAGCCATCGCTCAGATCCACAGCAAGGGCCTCACTCCTTCTATGTCCACCATTGCACACTCTGCCCACATGGACATCTTTCAGAACCTTGGAGTGGACTTGGATACAGAAG GCCGCTACCTGTTCCTTAACGCAATCGCCAATCAGCTGCGCTACCCCAACAGTCACACCCACTACTTCAGTTGCacactccttcacctcttcgccGAGGCCAACACTGAGGCCATCCAGGAGCAGATCACGCGAGTCTTGCTGGAGCGGCTGATAGTGAACCGTCCTCACCCCTGGGGACTGCTCATCACTTTCATTGAGCTCATCAAGAATCCATCGTTCAAGTTCTGGAGCCACGAGTTTGTGAAGTGTGCTCCAGAGATTGAAAA GTTGTTTGAATCTGTGGCTCGGTCCTGCATGGTCCAGAAAGTGTCTGCTCCCAGGGAGGGCGAGGCCTGA